Genomic segment of Nocardiopsis mwathae:
GGGCCACACCCCGGGCACGGCGCAGGACGCCAGCACGGCGTCGAGGAGGGGAACCCCGCTGTCGCGGCCGAACGCCTCACGGCGGCCCGAGCGCGCGTCCACGGCGGTGACGCGAAGGTCGCGCTCGGGCCAGTCGTGGGAGGGGAGGCGCGCGGCGATCACGGCGCGGCGCTCGGTCAGGGAGGCGGTCGACGAGGCGTGCGCCAGGCGGCCGATGCGGGCGCGCGCCCGCGCCGGGTCGCGCTCGCGGAGGAACGCCCACACCATGCGGGCCAGCGCGCGGCGCGGCAGGCGGGCGGCGACCTCGCCGTTGGGGGCGGCGAGCTGGCGGGTGAACAGGGTCTCCAGGGCGACGCCGGAGGTGATCTGCGCACCGACGACCGAACCCGCGGACGTTCCCACGATCAGGTCGGCATCGGTGAGGTCGACCCCGGCCTCGCACAGCCCGGAGAGGATCCCCAGCTCCCACCCGATCCCGGTGAGCCCTCCGCCGCCCAGTACCAGTGCCCTGCGCATGCGCTCCGCCCTTCCCGCCGAGTCGTCCCCGGCCAGGATAGGGCCACGGCGTGTGGCCGGAGGGAAGCCCCTCCCCTACGCTTCCGTTGCCTTACCGGGAAGTCATTCGATGCTCGTCGAACTGCCTTGCCGCCGGTCACGCCCCCGGACAGCATGGGCGCATCCCGGCCCGCCGGGACCGCGACCACCCCCAAGAGCAGGGAAAACACCATGCAGAGAACCACCTTTACGTTGCGCGGAATCGGAACGACCGCAGTCGGGGCCGTCATGGGGGCCGCCATGGCGGGGACGCTGCTGGCAGCGCCGGCCCAGGCCGCGACCGCACCCGCGTCGGTGTCCGCGCAGTCCTGCGCCGGCTACCTGCAGAAGCCGTACAAGGTGTCGGGCTCCAAGCACATCATGGCGTTGGCCGAGGCCCGTGGGTGCGGAAGCCGGATGCAGTACGAGGTCTTCCTGCAGCGTTCCCGCTGGTACGGCTGGCAGAAGATGGACACCCGGCGATGGACGGGCGACGGCAGCCGCACGCTCTCCAGCGCGTGCGACGGCACGCACGACTGGCGGCTGTTCATGAACGTCACCGAGCCCGGCGGCCAGCTCGGCAGCAGGGCGGGGACGAGTGCCCGCCTCACCTGCTAGGGCGTGTTCGGCGGATGCTTTCCTCCTGAGCGAGCGGCCGTCCGGGGCGGCGCTCGCAAGCCGCTGCACGACGTCGATCCAGGTCGGCTTTGCGAGTGGAGCGGCGCAGCGAGCGCCGTTCCGGTGGCCGCGAGCCGGAAATGATCCGTCGAACACGCCCTAGCGGCACGCGGATCCCCTTCGGGGCCATCGGCCGCTCCCCACGCGCGGCCGATGGCCCCGTTTCCTGCCGTTCCCACGGGCACCCTCCATCGCCGATACATCTGAATTCCCACCCGTTCCGCGTCATTGCATTCGAGAAATTGCATCGGCCTTACCCTGGCTCGGACATTCGGACTGAACCGAAAGACATTGCCGATTGCCATTCACACGACGAATGATGTGAGGCACACCCGAATTCGTCGGGCAAGTGACCTTGGAGGCAATCGTGTCGAGGTTGACCATTGCATCGAGAAGGATCGCGATCGCCGTCGCGGGCAGTGCCATGGGCGCGGTCATGGCGGCATCCCTGATGACGGCCCCCGCACAGGCCGCACCGACGGCCGCGGAGCGTGCCGAAACCGCAGGCCAGGAGGGCGCCGCCCAGCAGTGCCGCGAAGTCCTGGGGATTCCCTATAAGGCCAGTCGGACTCGGGTGTCGGCGCCGGCGAGGACCGATTTCTGCGCTGGCTGGCACATCTATGTCGAGCTGCAGCGTTCGCGGTGGTCGGGGTGGCAGACGATGGACTCGCGGTCATGGCGGGGGGACGCTCTGCACACACTGACCACCACCTGCTCCGGCACCCATAACTATCGACTGCGGATGACCAAGCGGCCGCCCTCCGGGGCCACGCAGGTGAGGACAGGCCGCGAAGTGCGGCTTTCCTGCCCCGGCTGAGCGGGATATCAAAGGGTCTGACAATGACGGAGGCCTTCGACCGCTGTACGGAGTGGTCGAAGGCCTCCGGGTGTCCCGTGCCCCGGGTGCGGCGGGCGGGGGAAGCCGTTCCGGGGGTAGCCGGGGCTACTCGCCGGTCTTCTGGAGCTTGGCGATGCGGTTGTCGTACATCTTCACGAACTCCGGGCGCTCGGCGTTGGCGATCTCGTAGGCGCGGAGGTCGCGGACCTGGTCGATGGTGAGTTTGCGCAGGCGGGCGCGGATGGAGGGCAGGGTGAGGCCGTCATAGCCCGGCACCGGCAGCTCTTCTGCGGCGGGTGCGGACTGCTTGCGGACCTTCTCCAGCACCTCGTCGCCGGCGACCTGGGTGATGGCCTCCGCCCCGGCGATCTCCTCGGCGACGGCGGCTTTCTCCTCGGGGGCCACGAGCGGGGGCTCGTCCGCGGGGGTGTCCTCGGCGGGCTTCTCCGCGGGCTCGGCGGCGGCCGCGGGCGCCGAGGCCTCGGACCGGGTGTCCGGGGCGGGCTCCGGCTCGACGGGAGCGGTCGGCTCGGCCGGGGCGGCCGCACCGGCGGCTGCGGCCTTCTCGGCCTTCTCGGCCGTCTCCGCGGTCTCGGTGGTCGGGGTCGCGTCGGTCTTCTCCGCGGGCTGCTCGGCCGGCTCCCGCTGCTGCACCGGGATGGTGGCCGACGCCGGGGCCGGGGCTTCGGTCTTCTGCCCGAAGACCCCCTTGACCAGGGTCATCACCTTGCTGACGATGGACGGCTTAGGCATGGGACTGGGGGCTCCTGACAATCTCGGTGGGGTGAAACTCGGCGGCGCACACGCACTGGGGATCGCCCGCCGGGTCGCCCCGGCGGAGTGGCTGCGGACCGCTGGCACGGGGCTGGCGGAACGCCGCCCGGTGCTGCTCGGTGCCGCCTTCATGCTGCTGGACACTGCTGTCGGATGATGACGCGAATTCAACCCAGAATAGGGGAGTAAGGGTCGCCTGCCACGCCTCGTTTGTGAATGGTTCGAGCTGGTCGCGACGGAAACGAGCACGGACTGTTATCACGCATTCATCAAATCGGACCGGTCGGGGCGCCCGTGTCGCCCGAGCTCCCGCGGGTGCGTCTGATCACAGCCGCACCCCTTACGGCCCATGGGCCGTAGGATGGAGCCCATGACTGCGACGAATCGCCGCCGTGTCCTGCTCGCCAAGCCCCGCGGTTACTGCGCCGGGGTGGACCGCGCTGTCGTCACGGTCGAGAAAGCCCTTGAGCAGTACGGGGCCCCGATCTACGTGCGCAAGCAGATCGTGCACAACACGCACGTCGTGCGCACGCTGGAGGAGCGCGGGGCCATCTTCGTCGAGGAGACCGAAGAGGTGCCCGAGGGCGCCATCGTGGTCTTCTCCGCCCACGGCGTCTCGCCGATGGTGCACGAGGAGGCCGCGCGTCGGCAGCTCAAGACCATCGACGCCACCTGCCCCCTGGTCACGAAGGTGCACAAGGAGGCGCAGCGCTTCGCCAAGGAGGACCGCGACATCATCCTGATCGGCCACGCCGGTCACGAGGAGGTCGAGGGCACCAGCGGCGAGGCCCCGGACCACATCCAGCTCGTGGAGAGCCCGGACGAGGTCGACAAGGTCGAGGTGCGCGACCCGGACAACGTCTCCTGGCTGTCCCAGACCACGCTGTCGGTCGACGAGACCAACCAGACCGTCGACGCGCTGCGCAGGAAGTTCCCGAACCTGCTCGACCCGCCGAGCGACGACATCTGCTACGCCACCTCCAACCGCCAGGACGCGGTCAAGGTGATGGCGCCGGAGTGCGAGCTGGTCATCGTGGTCGGCTCGGACAACTCCTCCAACTCGGTGCGGCTGGTCGAGGTCGCCCTGGACGGCGGGGCCGACGCCGCCTACCTGATCGACAACGCCTCGCTGATGGACGACTCCTGGCTGGAGGGCGTCACCACCGTCGGTGTCACCAGCGGCGCGTCGGTGCCCGACATCCTGGTCCAGGACCTGCTGCGCAAGCTCGCCGAGCACGGCTTCGGCGACGTGCGGGAGATCGAGACCGCCGAGGAGCGGCTGACGTTCTCGCTGCCCAAGGAGCTCCGCCGCGACCTGCGCGCCGAGGAGCCGGCCTCCTCGTAGCCGCCGTTCGGCCGTCATCCGCGCGTCGGCCCCGCCCCGGAAGGTTCCGGGGCGGGGCCGACGCGCGTCCGCGCCTGCTTCCGTCTCCGTCGGTCTCGGCGACGTGCGCCGGAAGGCGGCGCGCATCCGGTGCGCTCCACCGAGACCGACGGGGGTGGGGCGGGGCGGGTCAGGTCTGGGGGTCCAGCGAGTCGGCCAGGGTCTCCAGCTCGTCGAAGCTCGCGCTGCCGGCGACGATGACGGTCGCACCCTCCTCGCGCTTGACCAGGGCGCGGCGGGGCTTCTCGTCGGGGTCCGCCTCGCGCTCGAACCGCTCCCAGCTCTCGCCGCCGACCTCGCTGGAGCCGTTCGGCTCGCCCTGCCGGGTGGTCTCGGCGATGAAGTCGTCGGGGTCCGCGTCGCTCATGGCCAGCTCGGCGTGGCGGTCGCCGGGGGTGGCGAAGCCGAGGGACCAGCTCACCGGCCCGTCGGTGTCCAGGTTGGTGCTGGTGGCCACCCACCCGTCGGGCAGGCTCTCGCCCGGGACGTAGGTGGTGTAGGCGGCGGTGTCGCGGAGCTCGGCGGCGTCGAGGCGGTAGTCGACGCTGGGGATGTGCTCCTCCCGCCGCCCCGCGACCACGAGCGCCATGACGAGCAGGATGCCGACGATGATGCCCATCGCGATGACGAGGGACCCGAAGGTCGAGTTGGCGCGGTCGTAACTACTCATGATGTCTTCAAGCTTGCCGCACCTGTCCGGGTCACTCGTCCCGGGGTGCGGTTCTCCGCTCGGCGACGTGCCGCGGCTCCAGCCGGGACAGCAGGGCGGTGATGTCGTCGGCGAGGCGGCGCGCGTCGGCGTCGTCGCGGCGGATCACCTCGGCGACGGCGACGAGCATGGCGCCGCTGACGACCATGAGGAGTGCTTCGTCGACGGGTTCGTCGGCCTTGCGGAACAGGGCGACGTTGCGGTCGGTCCACTCGCGCAGGCGGGTGCGGAGCTGGGAGTCGAAGCCGGGCGGCCCGTCGCCGCTGAAGAAGAGGAGTGTGGTCTCCCTCTCTTCGATGCACCCTTCCAGGTACGCGCGGGCGGCGGCGTACATGAGCCGGGTGGGGTCGGTCTCGCCCGCGGCGCGGGCGTCGCCGACCGCCCGGTGGGTGCGGTCCTGCTGGCGCTGCTGGAACTCCTCGTACAGCGCCATGTAGAGGTCGGCCTTGCCGCTGAAGTGGTGGTACAGGCTTCCGACGCTCGCCCCGGCCTCGGCGACGACCTCGCTCACCCCGGCTTTGGCGAAACCCACCGTGCGGAACACGTGGGCCGCGGCGCTGAGGAGGGCGCTGCGGGTGGCCGCTCCGCGATGCGAGACCCGCACCGGCTTGTGCACCTTTTCAACAGTCAAGTCCGAATACCGTCCCGTCCCGTTCCCGACAGCGTGCCGACGGCCCGCCTTGGGATGAGGTTACGCCAGTTGATTACGCTTGTTCCAAGCCGCCGCCCTCGGCGGGGGAACGTTGTACCCGCCAGCGCACGTGTCGTGAGCTGGGCGTTGAGAGCCGTACTGAGAGGCTGCCGAAGATGACTGATCCCACCGCACCCGCGTCGTCCGCGCCGGAGGCGCCCGACCGCAACCTGGCACTGGAGCTGGTGCGGGTGACCGAAGCCGCCGCCCTGGCCGCGGGCCGTTGGGTCGGCAAGGGGGACAAGATCGGGGCCGACGGGGTGGCCGTGCGCGGTATGCGCCACCTGATCAGCACCGTGTCGATGGCCGGGACGGTGGTCATCGGCGAGGGCGAGAAGGACAACGCCCCGATGCTGTACAACGGCGAGCGCGTCGGCGACGGTCAGGGGCCCGAGTGCGACGTGGCGGTCGACCCGATCGACGGCACCCGCCTGACGGCGATGGGCATGCCGAACGCGATCGCGGTCATCGCGGTCGCGCCGCGCGGGTCCATGTTCGACCCGTCCGCGGTGTTCTACATGGACAAGCTGGCGGCCGGTCCGGCCGCGGCGGGCGTGGTGGACATCACCGCGCCGGTCGGCGACAACATCCGGGCGGTCGCGCGCGCCAAGGGCGGCACCCCGGCCGACGTGACGGTCGTCATCCTGGACCGGCCACGGCACAAGTCGCTGGTGCGCGAGGTGCGCGAGGCCGGGGCGCGGATCAAGTTCATCACCGACGGCGACGTGGCCGGCGCGATCATGGCGGCTCGCGAGGGCACCGGTGTGGACCTGCTGCTGGGGATCGGCGGTACGCCGGAGGGCATCATCACGGCGTGCGCGATGAAGTGCCTGGGCGGTGTGATCCAAGGCCGGTTGTGGCCACAGGACGAGGACGAGCGCCGCAAGGCGATGGACGCGGGGCACGACCTGGACCGCGTGCTGACCACCGACGACCTGGTGTCCTCGGAGGACGTGTTCTTCGCGGCGACCGGTATCACCGACGGCGAGCTGGTCGAGGGCGTGCGCTACCTGCCCGGAGGCGCGATCACGGACTCCCTGGTGATGCGCGGGCGCAGCGGCACGGTCCGCCAGATCCGGAGCCGGCACCGCATCGACAAGCTCGCGACGTACTCCGGCGTGGACTTCGAGTCGGCCCGCTGAGGGCGGTCCGCGACCTCCGGTAGGGGCGGGGACCAGGGCAATTCCTGACGTCCCGGATTGGTACGGTCTACATCGACCAAGCTTGTCCCTCCGGAGGTTCGATGTCCTACCCTGACCCGCCCAACCAGCCGTCGTGGGTGCCTCCCGGTCCGCCGACCGGGGGGCAGCCCGTCGGACAGCCCGGATATCCGATGGGCATGGGGGCGCCGCAGCCGCCGCAGTACGCCGCACCGCGGAAGAACCGGATCTGGATGGTCCCGGTCGCCGCGGGCCTGGGTGTGGCGCTGATGGCGTCCACGGTGTGGGCGGCCAACTCGGTCGTGGGCGACTGGTTCGGGGGGCCGCAGCCGGAGTCGGTGCTGCCGGCGTCGTCCATCGCCTTCGCCAAGCTCGACATGAAGCCGTCGGGCGGCCAGCTGGCGAACTACGCGCAGCTGGTGAACAAGCTGCCCGACGAGGTCAAGGACGAGATCGACCCGGCCACCGCCACCAACCCGGCGCGGGACATCGTCGAGAAGGAGTTCGAGTACCTCGACTACGAGCACGACGTCGAGCCTTGGCTCGGCAAGCGCTTCGGGTTCGCGATGTGGGAGAGCGACGCCGAGGCCGCCCAGATCTCCCGGGACGGCACGACGGCGGCGTTCGCCCTGGCCGTGACCGACGAGGATGCCGCGCGGAAGGCACTGCAGAAGGTCGAGGCCAAGGAGGGCATGGCCTTCGAGTTCCGGAACGACTTCGCCATCATCGCGCCGAACGGCGCCGCGATCAGCGACTTGGACCAGCAGGTCGCGACCGGGGGAACGCTGGA
This window contains:
- a CDS encoding patatin-like phospholipase family protein translates to MRRALVLGGGGLTGIGWELGILSGLCEAGVDLTDADLIVGTSAGSVVGAQITSGVALETLFTRQLAAPNGEVAARLPRRALARMVWAFLRERDPARARARIGRLAHASSTASLTERRAVIAARLPSHDWPERDLRVTAVDARSGRREAFGRDSGVPLLDAVLASCAVPGVWPPAVIGGRLFIDGGVGSAANVDVAAGCDRVVVLAPIDAGAGPVPSPSEQLADLPGAPRTALVVPDAAAREAIGANPLDPARRAPAARAGRAQAAAVLDQVRAAWND
- a CDS encoding 4-hydroxy-3-methylbut-2-enyl diphosphate reductase, coding for MTATNRRRVLLAKPRGYCAGVDRAVVTVEKALEQYGAPIYVRKQIVHNTHVVRTLEERGAIFVEETEEVPEGAIVVFSAHGVSPMVHEEAARRQLKTIDATCPLVTKVHKEAQRFAKEDRDIILIGHAGHEEVEGTSGEAPDHIQLVESPDEVDKVEVRDPDNVSWLSQTTLSVDETNQTVDALRRKFPNLLDPPSDDICYATSNRQDAVKVMAPECELVIVVGSDNSSNSVRLVEVALDGGADAAYLIDNASLMDDSWLEGVTTVGVTSGASVPDILVQDLLRKLAEHGFGDVREIETAEERLTFSLPKELRRDLRAEEPASS
- a CDS encoding DUF4245 domain-containing protein, with product MSSYDRANSTFGSLVIAMGIIVGILLVMALVVAGRREEHIPSVDYRLDAAELRDTAAYTTYVPGESLPDGWVATSTNLDTDGPVSWSLGFATPGDRHAELAMSDADPDDFIAETTRQGEPNGSSEVGGESWERFEREADPDEKPRRALVKREEGATVIVAGSASFDELETLADSLDPQT
- a CDS encoding TetR/AcrR family transcriptional regulator, which translates into the protein MTVEKVHKPVRVSHRGAATRSALLSAAAHVFRTVGFAKAGVSEVVAEAGASVGSLYHHFSGKADLYMALYEEFQQRQQDRTHRAVGDARAAGETDPTRLMYAAARAYLEGCIEERETTLLFFSGDGPPGFDSQLRTRLREWTDRNVALFRKADEPVDEALLMVVSGAMLVAVAEVIRRDDADARRLADDITALLSRLEPRHVAERRTAPRDE
- the glpX gene encoding class II fructose-bisphosphatase; its protein translation is MTDPTAPASSAPEAPDRNLALELVRVTEAAALAAGRWVGKGDKIGADGVAVRGMRHLISTVSMAGTVVIGEGEKDNAPMLYNGERVGDGQGPECDVAVDPIDGTRLTAMGMPNAIAVIAVAPRGSMFDPSAVFYMDKLAAGPAAAGVVDITAPVGDNIRAVARAKGGTPADVTVVILDRPRHKSLVREVREAGARIKFITDGDVAGAIMAAREGTGVDLLLGIGGTPEGIITACAMKCLGGVIQGRLWPQDEDERRKAMDAGHDLDRVLTTDDLVSSEDVFFAATGITDGELVEGVRYLPGGAITDSLVMRGRSGTVRQIRSRHRIDKLATYSGVDFESAR